GAAAAATTAATTTGAATACACAAAAAGTAACGACGATTGCTGGTCTTGGAAAACAGGGATTTGAACGAGAGGTCGAAGGAAATGATGCCCTTAAAACTCCACTGAGTTCCCCGTGGGATCTCGAGCTTTCACCTGATGAAAAAGAAATAATAATCGCGATGGCTGGCACACATCAACTCTGGGGATATCACCGAGAAAGAGCGCAGCTCCGTGTGATTGCTGGAAATGGAATCGAATCGATGGATGACGGTCGTTATCCTCACAATTCTCTCTCTCAACCGAGCGGCATTTCGAGATTAGGAAAGAAATTCTATTTCGTCGATTCTGAAACGAGTTCTCTTCGTGTTTTGGAAGATGGTCGCATTACGACTCTTATCGGTACTGGCCTTTTTGATTTTGGTTTCAAAGATGGGAAAGGGAAAGAGGGGCAGCTCCAACATCCTCTCGGAGTTTTTGCCGATGAGAGTGGAGTGTATATTGCCGATAGCTATAATCATGCGATTCGACGTTATGATCCAGCAACACAGAAAGTTGTCAACATCACCGGGAAAGGTGTTTCCGGTTTTTTTGATGGTGGTTGGGGGTATGCTCTTTTTCAAGAGCCAAACGATGTGATCAAAATTGGTGATCAGCTCTTTGTGACGGATACCAACAATCATCTTATTCGCGTTATTGATCTTCAGAAAAAAACTGTTCGGACCCTTGAGCTTTCGTTGCCGCAAACAACAAGTATTTTGTGCACTGAAGCGGAATGTATACCAAGAGATCAATCTTAAGGAACCTCTGAAAAAGTAACCGCTCATGCTGAGCCTGTCGGAGCGTAAGCACGGAACTCCCTGATTTTTCATGTCGTCCTTCGACAGGCTCAGGACGAGCGGAGGATTATCCGGCTTTTTTCAGAGGGTCCTTTAAGAAAAATAATCATCTTTCAAAAAGTCCTTATCTTTTTTCTCAATCTGAGAAAAATTTTCGGATTTGTTTCCACTCTTTGAGAGGCGTACAATAAAGGCCGAGAGAGGGGGGTTCGGTCATGCGAGGTTTTACACTCCTAGAGGTGATTGGGGTTCTCTCGCTCTTTTCGATTTTGGCTCTCACGCTGGTGACTTCATTTCAATTCGATCCAACTCGATTGGAGCTTGCAGAAGAACGACTCATCAATGACCTGCAGTACGCAAAATCTCTTGCCATGAGCCGTGGCGGAAGATTTGGTATTTTTTTTGAACCTGCTTTTGAGCGCTACACCGTTTTTCAAACATCGATCGCAACGCCTGTTCTCGATCCTGCAAATCGTGCGCAAAATCTTGTCGTGAATTATTCCACTGACATCCATTTCTCGGGTTTAAATTTAGTCAGTGCGACTTTTGGTGGAAGCGCCACTCTTCTTTTTGATGCGCAAGGAACTCCGCGGAGTGGAAATGGAAATGCTCTGACCACTACGGGAACAATTGTGATTTCAAATAGTGCAGGGACCGCCAGTATTACGGTAAGTCCTGAAGTCGGGAGGATTGTCGGTTTATGAAATGCGTCAAAGGGTTTACCCTTATCGAAATGATTTTGATCATTCTCATTCTTGGAGTGAGTATTCCTCCAATGCTGGTTGCCTTTGCGAGCCTTCAAGAAAGACAAGCGGATCAAAATCCTGTTTTAATTGCAACGTACTTAACGCAACAACAACTCGAACAAGCAGTGATTCGAAAAACTTTTGCACAAGTTGCATCCCAAGGCCTGACTGCGTTTGCCGCTCCCTTTGATACCTATCGATATCAGACAAATGTTTCGTATGTCGCACAAAATAATTTAGATGTTTCAGTTGATCCAACCGTCACCAACTTTAAACGAGTGGAGGTCATTGTCACGAATACGACGATTCCCACTCTCAATGTTCGATTAGTAACGCTGGTCACCAATGTGGGGAGTTAAATGAAAAACCGACGAGAACAAGGTTTTACGATTATTGAAATGGTGGCGTTGTTGGTGATGACGACGACGGCGCTTTTATTTCTCTATCACATTACTTCATTAACGCTCGAATCAAAACGTTTGCAAATCGTTGCGCGTGAACTTGGACGCGATACTTCTGAGACTTGTTTTCGTTTTTCTCAGGAAAGTCGCACGGTCAGAAGTAATATCGATTTGCTTATAGCGACAAATAATGAAGTTCGTTTTATCAATACAACGGGAACGACGATTCGATATTGGCTCAGTGGAAATAATTTAATGCGAAACAATCAGATTTTACTCGATCAGATGAATGCTCTGAATTTTACCTACTACGATGAGAACGGAACTCAAATTGCGAATCCGACCATCAATCCTGCTTCCACCAATGTTCGATCAGTTCGCATGAATTTGACCGTTCAACGTGAAGGAAAAAATTTGAGCATGATGTCAGAAGCGCAGTTACGAAATGTGAAATAAGAAGGGAGTGACCGTGTTTTCTTTCGGCGATCAAAAAGGGATGTCGACCGTGGTGGTTATCACCATGTTGATGCTTTTGTCGCTTTTTACTTCTGTTGGAACTCAACTTGTTTCCAAAGATTCAGAGAAAACGAGTGGGCTTCTTCAGTCGGAACGTGCGCTCTATGCTGCGGAAGGCGGACTTCGTATGGCGCAGTATACCCTCAAAAATAGTTGGACCTCTTGGAATAATGCGGCGTCATTTCCTCAAACAAGTTTTGCAGGAGGATCTTTTGATGCCACCGTTACCGATGATAGTGATGGTGATTGGAATAATAATCTGGACAGCAATAATAAAGTCATCGTTACGGTTCAAGGAAGCATGGGGAATGCGACTCGATATATTCAAGCGACTGTCAGTCGCTATAGTTCTGCGTTTGGCAATGCTGTTTATACAGAGCAGACATTGAATGTGGATGGCAGCGCTCATGTGTATGGACCGGTAACACAAAATGGAAGCGCGATTCCAGTTCTGGACGTTGCTGCTGCCATCGCTGCTGCTCGCGCGAATACCTCAAATGGATTTGCTGCGCGTCCCGATGGAAACTATTTTCAAGGTGATTTTTCTGCCAATCCTTCTTCACTCAATGGTGTTATCTTTATTGATGCTCATGCTGATGGTTCTCCTGCAGACGTCAATTTAAGCGGAAATGTAGATACTACCAGTGGATCGGCTATTTTCATTGTCATGGGAGATGTGCATGTCTCCGGCAATGTCACGTATGATGGTCTCATTTATACGACAGGAGCTGTCGGTCTCGACGTGACCCTTACGGGAAATGTGGGGATAGCAGGCGGTGTTATTAGTTCAAATGACGTGAATCTTTCCGGAAGCGTAGTGCTGGAGTATAGTCAAGGTCACATGGTGAATTCATTGACGACAAGTCTTTTTTTGTCGGGGGTGAATCCTTCCACGCAGTCTTGGGCTGAAATTTTTCCTTAAAATAAGTTGTTGAAAAAGTCCTATCTGCTTCGTTGCCTTCCTCAGCGCTCCTTGCGACGTACTTTTCAGTACGTCTCAGTCGGCTTCGTCTGGCTGCCTTGCATCTGGTCCTTTTTGAACAACTTATAAAAAGATTTGAGTTATTGATTTTTCCATGTCTCTTATCTACCTAGAGGAGCATCTATGACATATCAAGTCTTAGCACGAAAATATCGGCCTCAGACGTTTTCAGAAGTGATTGGTCAGGAACATATTACCTCGACACTTCAAAATGCCTTAACTTCCAAGCGCATTCATCATGCCTATCTTTTCACAGGCGCGCGTGGAATTGGAAAAACAACGGTAGCTCGTCTGTTAGCAAAAGCTCTCAATTGTGAAGTCTCTTCTGCGATTGAACCCTGCAATCAATGCCGTTCCTGCCAAGATATCACCTCTGGTTCTTCTCTTGATGTTCAGGAAATTGATGGAGCTTCGAATACGGGTGTGGATGATGTACGCGAAATTCGCGATCGTGTTCAGTATCTCCCCTCTTCAGGAAAATATAAAATTTATATTATTGATGAAGTGCACATGCTTTCGACCAATGCTTTTAATGCGCTTCTGAAAACATTAGAAGAACCACCGGCCCATGTCGTATTTGTTTTTGCAACGACTGAAGTTCATAAAATTCCGGCAACGATTCTTTCCCGTTGTCAGCGTTATGATTTTCGCCGCATTTCTGTCAGTAAAATTGTTCAAGCTCTGCAGATGATCGCTTCTCGTGAAAAGATAAACGTCCAAGAAGATGCTCTTCAACTTCTGGCTCGCGAAGCTTCAGGAAGTATGCGCGATGCGGAATCTCTGTTTGACCAGGCCATTGCTTTTTCAGAGGGCGATATTTCAACGTCCCGTATTCAATCAATGTTGGGATTTCTCGATCGTAAGCGACTTTTTGAAATGATTGAAGCGGTCATTGATCGAGAGCCTCAGCGAGGTCTTCTTTTTCTCGAAGAGATGTTTAACGAAGGACTCGATCTTTCACGACTGACGTTTGATTTTCTGGAAATGTTTCGACATCTCCTTGTTCTCAAAAGTTGCGGAGGAGAAGTAACGCTTTTAGATTTACCTTCTGAAGAAATTGAACGTCTCCGTTTTCTTGCTTCAAAAAGAGATGTTGATGAACTTCAGCAACTTTTTACGTATGTCTATCGCGCCAGTGATGATATCGCGCGTTCTTCTTTTCCAAAACTTCTTTTAGAAATTCTCCTTCTTCGTCTCTGTCGTGTTGAGCCGGTGCGACCGATTGGAGAATTAATGGAAAAAATAGAACAGTTTATGGAAAGTCGCGAACCAGCACCTTCACCAAAAAAAATTGAAGAGGCTGCCCGCAATTGGCCAGAATTTCAACGTTGGCTTGTGGCGAATGAACCTCGGATGGCTTCATTGCTGCAACATGCGGTCGATGTGGTGAGAGAAGGAGAGAATGTAAAACTTTCATTTGAGAACTCACTCTATGCTGATATGCTTTTGGAAGAAGAGAGAAAAAAACATTTAGCACAATTATTGGAACGTTTTTTCCATCAAAAATTTTCCTTGGTGATTGATTGTCGAAAAGGAGAACAGGGAAAAAAGGGGAAAGAAGAAAAAATACGTTCTCAGGCTGTGACCAAGGAAGCTCTTGAGAGCAATGCTGTTCGCGAAGCGGCAAATATTTTAGGGGGAAGGGTGCATGATGTCAAAATCCTTTCCAAAGAATAAATGTCATCCTGAGCTTGTCGAAGGATAAACGAAACAGGAGAGTTCTATGGGATTGTTTGAAATGAAAGATTTAGTGCAGCAAGCGCGATCAATGCAAAAAGAGATGAAGAAAAAGCAAAAGGAACTTGCCAAGATGAAATTTGAAGGTTCAGCCGGTGGGGGAATGGTGACGATTATCATGACCGGAGAACATGAAGTTCTCTCCGTCAAGATTGATCCGAGCATTGTCTCTTCTCAGAATACAGGAATGCTTGAAGACCTTATTCGCTCTGCGATCAGCGATGCGTTTCGAAAAGCGCAGAAAGAGACAGAGCAACTCTTCTCAGGCATGATGGGAGGAATGGGTGGGCTTGGAAAACTTGGGGGATTATTTGGATAATGGTGAACTCCATTCAAAAATTGATTCATGAATTTTCGAAACTCCCTGGCATTGGTGAGAAGACCGCGCTCCGTTTTGCTTTTCATCTTCTGCGCCAACAACCGCAATATGCGGAAGATCTCGCGCGCGCTATTTTAGAGGTAAAAGAGCGCGTGCGTCTCTGTTCCATTTGTTGCGCGTTAACCGATGTTGATCCCTGTCCCATTTGTCATGATCCAAAACGTGATGAAATGCTTCTGTGTGTTGTGGAAGATCCTTCTGACATGTTGGCGATTGAAAAAACGCGCGTGTTTCGTGGACGATATCATGTGCTGCACGGCGCGCTCTCTCCGCTTGAAGGGATTGGTCCTGATGATTTGCGTATTCGCGAACTCTTAGCTCGGCTTGAGAGGAGAACCATGTCAGAGGTGGTGATCGCGACCAATATTAATCTTGAAGGAGAAGCCACAGCTCTTTATTTAACTCGCCTCTTACGCCCTACGGGCATTAAGCTTACCCGTCTTGCCAGCGGTGTTCCTGTTGGCGGCGATCTCGAATATATTGATGCCACCACCCTCACCAGAGCCTTCGAAGAACGCAACGAAGTATAGCAACTTTTTTTGAAACAGACCGATATCTTTATCACTTGAAGAGGGGCTTCTTATGTTTGCAAGTGGTGAAGAAAAACAATCTGTAAAGTATAAGATTTCATTGAGTAACGGGGAGAGGGTGGCGTTTCAGCTTCTGGTTGCCAGTCAAGGTGAAAAGGTTGCTGCCTATAAGGCTCTTGCCATCCCGGGGTATACTTTTGGCGTCTCGGCATATACTGACAGTCTTTCCTATCCTTTGGGTCTTCAAAAACGTTTCGCGACGGTTTCGATCCTTGGCGAAGGGGTGCGAATTCCAAAAAAAATTTCATTAACTCTTCGAAATATTACTCTTCTCCATCTTCCTCTTGCGCGAGCGATGTATGCAACAAGTTTAGATTTTAATCTTGGTGGAAATTCTATGGGAGCTCCTCTTGCCCTTACGATGGCGCTCTTTCTTGAACGAGAACACCCAGGAGCAACAATTGATGTTGCCTTTGATGATCCGATGTCACCAGAAGTGTTGAATGATAAGAAAAACTGGATGTTTGGACTCCTCGCAGCAGAAGCTCAAATACTATCTGCGTGTGGGGAGGGCCTTTGCGAACTTCCCCTGTGGCTCAGCTTAAACCTTTCTGTCACGATTCCACCTCTCCGTGATCAACTTCTTTCGCGGTTTTATGGATACGAAAATTTTTTTACAGGGGAAACGGTTGATGCCCCCAAAGATTTAAGTGAAGCCTATGCTGATATTTATCGCGCTCGCGTTGTATCACGCAATGATTATACTGCTGCGGAAACAATCTATCATATAGCGCGTGTTTTTGATCAGTGGGACGAGCTTTGGATTCGAGAGTTTCCAGCCCAGGTAAGAACAAATGAGCAAGGAGAAATTGTGGCTATTTGTCTTCGTGGAGCTGCTCTTTTGACACACATGGTTGGGGATCATGCTTTTTATGATGAAGCTCCTGTAGAGTGGTATCGAATTCGCCTTGCGAATGCCAACTGCGGGGAGGTAACGCGTATTGATGTCAATGGACCACATGTGGAAACAAGTCCTCGTATGCGTGCGCTGATGGAGCGGCTCTGGCCGAATGATATGAATCCTTGAGTTCTCAGGTGGCTTATGGAATAAATTTCCTCCCTATGCCGAAGCGCCAGAAAAAGAAAACAACACAAAAGACCACACCAGCTCCCGCGAAGAAAAAAACAACGAAGAAAAAATCTTCTCTTCAACCACATCTGAAACGAGTTTCTTGGAATTCTTTTAATGTACGGCAAGCTGCTGCCTATCTTTCTGAAACTCTCCGCCAAAAGGGTCATGATCCAGTCCTTGTCGGCGCTGCGTGTGCGGCGATTTATGCTCCTGCCATTCAACCCAAGACGCTCGATTTCGTTATTACGGAATATCATATTGAAGAGATGGAAAAGCTTATGCGAGGTTTTGGGTTTCAACCTCGCGAACTCCGTTCTTTTTGGAATCCAAAAGTTTCATTTGAAATTCATTTTTCTCCTCCGCCTCTTTCAGCGGGAGATGAGACGATTGAAGAAACTGTGGTGGTTCGAAGTCAAAAGGGAGTCGTGAAACTTTTAAATGTCACTGATTGTGTGCGACAGAGACTTGGAATCTGGTATCGCTGGGGTGATGAAGAGGGGCTCGAACAAGCCGTTAAAATTTGTCTTCAACATGATGTCGATATGCAACACATTAAACGATGGTCTGAATGGGAATGGGCGGTCGATAAGTTTCAAGAATTTTTTTCGCGCGTGACGACGGAAAAACAGAAGAAGGAAAAAAGATGAACGACATCATGCAATATCTGGAAAGCAATAAGCAACGTTATCTTCAAACACTTATTGATTTTATAAAAATTCCGAGTGTTTCGGCCGATCCCAAGCGGAAGCCGGAAGTTTATCGGGCAGCGAACTTTTGTGCTGATCATTTAAAACGAATCGGATTCGAACATGTTCGTGTCTACGACACGGCAGGTCAACCCTGTGTGTATGGGGATTGGTTGCATGCCGGTCCTGAAAAACCGACGATTCTTTGTTATGGCCATACAGATGTGCAACCCGAAGATCCGCTTGAGAAGTGGGATCATCCCCCATTTGACGCTGTGGTCAAAGAGGGGAGGATCTATGCTCGAGGCGCCAATGATAATAAGGGACAATATTTAACGCAATTTTTTGCTCTTGAAGCCATGCTTGCGAAAAGAAAAATACTTCCGGTGAATGTGAAAGTTTTTTTGGAAGGAGAAGAAGAGGTCGGAGGAGAAGCGACAGAAGCCTTTGTGAGAAAAAATCCAGAGCTTCTTTCCTGCGATGCGGTTGCTCTGTCTGATACCGCATGGCATGCGGAAGACCTTCCTTCAATTTGTTACTCTCTTCGCGGCATTTGCTATTTAGAAGTAAAAGTAAAAGGTCCGAATCGAGATCTTCATTCTGGAGTGTATGGGGGAAAGATTCAAAATCCTCTCAATGCTCTTGCGAATATCATTGCCAAACTTCAAGACGACCATGGAGTGATTCAAATTCCAGGTTTTTATGATGATGTGGCTCCTTTGAGTGATGAAGAACGAAAAGCTTTCAAAGCCATTGGCGATGATGATGCGGCGTTAAAAAAGGATTTGGGAATTACAGCGCTTTGGGGAGAGCAAGGTTATACCTCTGCAGAGCGCAATTGGGGACGGCCTTCGCTCGATATTCATGGAATCTGGGGAGGCTATGCGGGACCTGGTGCAAAAACGGTGATTGCCAGTGAAGGGGGATTTAAAGTGAGTTCCCGTCTTGTGGCGAATCAAGATCCTCATAAAATTTTTCGTCTTTACGAAGAATATCTGCAAAAAATAACGCCACCTGGAGTGGAAATTGAAGTAAAACTTATTCATGGTGGTTCACCGATGATGGTCCCCTTTGACAGCCCTTACCTTCACGCAGGGATCCTTGCATTTGAGAAAGGATTCGGAAAAAAACCGATTTTAGTTCGCGAAGGGGCTTCGATTCCGATTACCGCGGTTTTCGCCTCTGTTTTAAAAGCTCCGTCGATTCTTATGGGATATGGTCTGCATAGTGATCGGATTCATTCGCCCAATGAATCGTTTCGTCTCGATCATTTTTATAAAGGAATGCTGACCAACGTTTATCTGTATGACGAACTTGCAAAGATTAAAAAATGATAAGAAGTGATCTCAGTAATCAAAAATTAACTACCAAACTGGTGAAGATTTTTTCGCAGGGGGCCTTTGACTGAGGCGCGTCGATGCAAATCTAAAAGATCGCGCCGATGGAAACAGAAGACGCGAGGAGCGTAACCGCAGCGTCTGTCCCCCGAGAGAAAATGTGAACCAGTTTGGTAGTTTTTGAGATGGCTTCTTGACTTTCGATGAGTTCATACCATAGGATTTTCCAATGTCTTTCATCAATGACAAAACAAAAGAGATTAACTGCAAGGTTGTTTATTATGGTCCGCCTCAGTGTGGCAAATCGACGACCCTCAAAAAAATCTATGAACAGGTGACAACGCAAAAAAAAGGTGAGCTGATTTCACTCAATCAAGAGAACGATCGCACCCTCTATTTCGATTTTGTCCCTTTACATCTGGGAAAGCTGAATGGTTATACCATTCGTCTTCATCTCTACACTGTTCCCGGTGAAATTGGCTATCAAGCAGCGCGCTCGCTGACATCGAAAGGCGTTGATGGCGCTGTTTTTATCGCTGATTCATCGCTTGAAAAAACAGAAGCCAATCTCGAAAGTCTTCGGAGTTTAAAGGAAGTGTTGAGCCAAGCTGGTGATGACCCTGAAAAAATTCCTTTTGTCTTTCAATACAACAAACGAGATCTTCCACGAGCAGTCCCTGTTGCAGAACTTTCACGTCTTCTCAATAAACAAAAAGCGCCGGAGTTTGAAACGATTGCAACACAAAACAAAGGTGTGTTTGAAGCGCTCACGTCTATTGGATCTCAAGTCCTTCTCGATTTGAAACAAGAATCAACGTGATGTAGGGGCGTGCGGCGCATGCCCTGGCGACTTCCAGTCGTCCCTACCTTGGAACTTTTTCCCAATCCTTTAAGAAACGTTCGATACCACTCTCGGTAAGAGGATGCTGCATAAGTTGTTGCACCACGTTGAAAGGAATGGTGCAGACATCAGCTCCCAAAAGTGCAGCTTTCTGGATATGAATCGGATTTCGGATGCTTGCCACTAAGATATTTGTTTCAAAATCGTAGTTGTTATAAATTTGAACGATATCAGCGATAAGGCTCATTCCATCTTCGCTGATGTCATCCAGGCGACCGACAAAGGGACTCACATACGTCGCACCTGCTTTTGCCACGAGCATGGCTTGATTTGAAGAGAAGCAGAGTGTGCAATTTGTTTTCAGCCCTAACTCTGTCAAAGCTTTACATGCTTTGAGCCCCTCGACCGTCGAAGGAATTTTGACCACAACGTTTTCTCCAAATTCAGCAAGCTTACGTCCCTCTTCGACCATCCCTTTAGCATCGAGACTTGTGGTTTCAAGGCTCACCGGGCGATCTGGAATTTCACGCAAAATTTCTTTCATCACGGTGAGAAAATTTTTCCCTGTTTTGGAAACTAAAGTGGGATTGGTCGTAACACCGTCAAGAACCCCCATGGCATTTGCTTCTTTGATTTCGTTGATATTCGCTGTATCGATAAAAAGTTTCATTGTTCCTCCGAAGCGCACGAAGCACCGCAATAAAGTTTATTTTGTTTTTCGTGTGCGCTTGATTTCAAAATATAGGTTCCACACCGAGTACAGGCAATCATTTCACCAGGAAGATTCTTTTTTCGATCAGCAGTCGTTTTCCCTGCGCTCGCTTTGATCCAGAGTCGGTAGAAAAAATAGAGCAAACATCCCAGTAAGATCCAACGAATCATGACTCATCCCACGGTTGTAATTCATCGGTTGCAGAAGCTTTTTTCAAGAAGAGAAGAAGTTTGCGAACCGCTTGCTTTTGCAACGGATGAATAATGTCAGGGGCTATATCACAGAGAGGTTGCAAGACAAATATTCTTTTTATCATCTCCGGATGCGGAACCATCAATTCTTTTTCTTTGAGGATCTGCTCTCCATAGAAGAGAAGGTCCAAGTCGAGTGTTCGTGGACGCCATCTTTCGTTTTCTTTTTTTCGACCTAATTTTTTTTCGATCTCTTGAAGATAATGTAAAAGTGAGTGTGCAGAAAGAGTTGTGGTGAGTTCAATCACTCCATTGCAATAATCTGGTTGTGGCTGTTGATCCAGTGTGAAAGCCTTTGATCGATACCAAGGAGAAACGGACAAGACCTTGATGTCCGGGTGTAAAGAGAAAGCAGCGAGAGCTGCTTCACAATTTTTTTTTCGATTGCCGAGATTAGAACCGATGGCAACGTAAGCCTTTTCCATTAGGGGAGCAAAAATTCACCTGTAAAGATTTTTTCAGCAGGACCACGCAGAATAATGTGATTGTCTTTCGCATTCCAGTCCACTTCAATTTTTCCTCCAGGCATATGAACGGTCACGCTTCGATCTGCAAATCCATTTAAGACACTTGCGACAAGCGCTGCAGAAGCTGCTGAGCTGCATCCCGCAGTTTCTCCAACACCACGTTCCCATACCCGTGTGTGGATTTCTTTTTTTCCGATGACATTGACGAAACTGATATTGACGCGTTGGGGAAAGACAGAATGGTTTTCAAAGAGAGGTCCGAAGCGAGTTACCGGAAACGTATCAATCGCTTCTTGAAAGACGACACAATGAGGTGTTCCCAGAGAAAGACACGTGATGCGAAAATCTTTCGTGTCAATTTTCAAAGGACGATTCACAATTCTTCCTGAAAGATTGACAGGGATTTCTTTTCCTTTCATCCGAGGTTCATCCATATCGACTTCAATCAGTTTGCTTGAAATTTTCACCTGACGAGGTCCAGCTCCAGTTTCAAGAAGAAGTTCTTTTTTGGGAGTCAGTTTTTCTTCTCGAACATAACGAGCAATGCAACGAAGAGCGTTGCCGCACACTTGAGCTTCGCTCCCATCAGCATTATAAACTTTGACTCCAAAATCACAATTTTTCGATTTGAGCAGAAGAAGGAGTTGATTGCCTCCAATCCCCGTATTTCGATGACAGAGCTTGCGCGCCAAATGTTGGGGATTTTGAGGTATTTTTTTCAGGCAATTCAGGACGATAGCGTCACTGCCGGTGGCATGCATTTTCGTAAATGGAAGAAGTTTTGAAGATCCCGATGTCATATGCTTATCCTCTATGTGGCTCAAAATGTTTGTAACCAATTGATTTTTAAAAAGATTATTCAAGACGCTACCAGTCACCCCCCTCTTTGTCAAGCGCTACTCCTTGAAACTCCTTGACTTCGTCGGAACGGTTCGCTCATAATGAACTCATTCAAAAAACCGAAAGGCCCTGTTTTTTATTAAGAATACAATTGCAAAAACGTCCACCAGATTCATTTCATATCTATAAAAACAATACAGAAATAAAAAACTCATAACAAAAAACCAATACCTTACATCATGAATGATTTTGTAACCCTCTTTCAGGGTTTTTCCACACAACGCTCTCCCACCTCTTTTATCTTGAAAGGATACGTGTATGCATTTGAATGAATTGAAAGTGAAAAAGATCGCAGATCTCATCGATATGGGGAATGAATATAATATCGAAGGGGCTGCAAACATGCGGAAGCAAGAATTGATTTTTGCTCTTCTGCAATCTCAATCAGAGAAAAAGCTCGCCATTTTTGGTGAAGGAGTTTTGGAAATCCTTCCTGACGGTTTTGGATTTTTACGTTCCCCTGATTATAATTACCTGCCAGGTCCCGATGATATTTATGTCTCTCCTTCGCAGATACGTCGTTTCGGATTGCGAACAGGCGATACGATTGCGGGAGAAATTCGTCCACCAAAAGAGACAGAACGTTATTTTGCCCTTTTGAAAGTAGAAAAAATTAATCATGAATCACCCGACAAAGCGAAGCAGAAAATTCTTTTTGATAATTTAACACCTCTTTATCCGAATAAACGTATTACGCTCGAAGCTGATGCAAAAAATTATTCGATGCGCGTCATGGATCTCTTTACTCCTATCGGCCTTGGACAGCGCTCCCTTATTGTTTCTCCTCCGCGTGCCGGAAAAACAGTCTTACTTCAAAACATTGCCAATGCGATTACGGTAAATCATCCAGATGTGGTAAAAATTGTGCTCTTGATTGACGAACGTCCTGAAGAAGTGACCGACATGCAACGTTCCGTCAGCGCTGAAGTAGTTTCTTCAACTTTTGATGAGCCGGCGACACGACATGTCCAAGTGGCGGAGATGGTGCTTGAGAAAGCGAAGCGTTTGGTGGAGCACGGCAAAGATGTGGTGATCTTACTCGATTCTATTACTCGTCTTGCTCGTGCGTATAATGCGGTGGTTCCTCCATCAGGAAAAATTCTTTCTGGCGGTGTGGATGCCAATGCGCTTCATAAGCCAAAACGTTTCTTTGGCGCTGCGCGCAATGTGGAAGAGGGTGGGAGTCTGACGATTATCGGAACAGCGCTGATCGATACCGGAAGTCGAATGGACGAAGTCATTTTCGAAGAATTTAAAGGAACTGGAAATATGGAAATCCATTTGGATCGTAAACTGATGGAGAAACGTATCTTCCCATGTTTGGATATGAATAAATCCGGAACACGTAAGGAAGAATTGCTCATGAGTCAGGAAGAACTCAACAAAGTTTGGATTCTTCGCAAAATGCTTCAACCTCTCAATACGATCGATGCAATGGAATTTTTGTTGGATA
Above is a window of Deltaproteobacteria bacterium RIFCSPHIGHO2_02_FULL_44_16 DNA encoding:
- a CDS encoding transcription termination factor Rho gives rise to the protein MHLNELKVKKIADLIDMGNEYNIEGAANMRKQELIFALLQSQSEKKLAIFGEGVLEILPDGFGFLRSPDYNYLPGPDDIYVSPSQIRRFGLRTGDTIAGEIRPPKETERYFALLKVEKINHESPDKAKQKILFDNLTPLYPNKRITLEADAKNYSMRVMDLFTPIGLGQRSLIVSPPRAGKTVLLQNIANAITVNHPDVVKIVLLIDERPEEVTDMQRSVSAEVVSSTFDEPATRHVQVAEMVLEKAKRLVEHGKDVVILLDSITRLARAYNAVVPPSGKILSGGVDANALHKPKRFFGAARNVEEGGSLTIIGTALIDTGSRMDEVIFEEFKGTGNMEIHLDRKLMEKRIFPCLDMNKSGTRKEELLMSQEELNKVWILRKMLQPLNTIDAMEFLLDKIKPTKTNKEFLMSMNS